GGCAGCTTTTTGCTCGAGCACTTTGCTCTGCACCCCGATCAGTTTATTGCTGAATGGAAGGTGTGGCAGCTGTTGACGTATCAATTTCTTCACGGTTCCTTTCTGCATCTGTTCTTCAACCTCTTTACCCTTTGGATGTTCGGTGTGGAGGTCGAAAACGTTCTGGGGTCCTCCTATTTTATCAGATATTTTCTGTTTTGCGGCATCGGCGGAGGCGTGCTGCAGATCGTACTGAATTGGGGCTCCTCCGCCGCCGTCATCGGTGCATCCGCTGCGGTTTACGGCGTTCTGGTCGCTTTTGCTCTTATTTTCCCCGATCGGGTTGTTACGCTGCTGCTTTTTTTCATTCTGCCGGTTCACTTGAAAGCATCTACGTTGGCGATGTTGTTCGTCGGCATTTCACTTTTTCTCGGGCTGCAGGCCAAATGGTTCGGTTCGACCGATCAAATCGCCCATTTTGCCCATCTCGGCGGCGCTGTAACCGGTTTCTTGATACTGAGGGGTAAAGATTCTTTCCAAAGTTTTAAGAGAAAACTGATCGGAAAAATAGAACAAAAACGTGAAGAACAGAGGCGGCGCAGGCAGCAGGAGATCAACGAGGTACGGCAAAAGGTCGATCAAATCCTCGACCATATCAATCAGGTCGGCTATGCAAACATAAGCCGCGCCGAAAAAGAATTTTTGAAAAAGGCCGGAGAAATTCTTTCCAAAGAAAAAGATTGAAAGCCGATGAACTTTATCCGATCGTGCGCGGCCTTGCTGCTTTTCACTGTTGGAACGATTTCGGCCATCGACGTTTATGATCGAACCACCAATTCGTTTGCCGGAAAATTAACTGCCATAACATTTGAAGGCTGCATTTATTTCGCGATCGAAGAACTTGAAAACTTTTCACTCCCCGTCGAGGTCAACAGCCGCAGCAAACAAGCCGTTCTGCAGTACGGTCCTCATCGTATTAGACTGACCGCATTCACACCATTTGTCGAGATTGACGGCAAACAGATGCAGCTTCGCCGAGACATTGTCATGCGTCACGGTGAAATTCTTTTGCCTCTCGAGGCTTTCGCTTCGGCCATGCAAAAAGCCGGCATTACATCATTCGAATACAAATCGGCGACCACTCGGTTGGAATTGCAGCTGTTGACTCCTACGATTGTCGCGATTCGCAATCAGTCGCTAGAAGACGGCTGTCTGATTGTGCTGCAATGCAAAAAGGCCTTCCAGGCCTCGCAAATCAAGACGTCTTCAGAAGGCGATTGGATCCGACTGACGATTCAGGGAGGAATTTTTGCCAAGGCGGATCTTTCCTACCAGCCGCCTCTTGAGGTGTTCGAGTACACCGTCGATTATTTGGGAAATGAGACTACCAGATTATCCCTGCATACGGCGCCCGGCGTGTCTTTGGTCAGTGTGGAAGCGGCTCCTTCTCTCAAAGAGATTCATGTTCGTTTGAAACGCACCGTTAACAATATTTCCGTACTTAAAGAGCTGGAAGAGGCGCGTCGACGATGGCTTATCGACAAAATCATTATCGATCCGGGCCACGGCGGAAAAGATCCGGGATGCGTGGGAAGCGGACGTGTGTATGAGAAGCACATCACCCTGGCCATCGCACGCGCTTTGGAAGAAGAGCTGCGCCGTCGGCTTAATGTGGAGGTGTTGTTGACGCGAAAAAGTGATGTATTTGTGCCTCTGAAACAGCGCACCCAGTTCGCCAATCAGTCGGGAGGCAAACTGTTCATCAGCATTCATGTAGATGCGAATCGCGTCAAGCGGCTGCGGGGTCATACCATCTACTTTCTCGGCCCGGCCAAGACCGAAGCAGCGCGCGCGGTGGCGCAGATGGAAAACTCGGTGATTCGCTATGAAGACAATCTGCAGCCCTACGAAGGGCTCTCGGATGCGGCTTTTATTTTGGCGATGAACGCGCAAAACTCGTTCAACAAAGAGAGCGAGGACTTGGCGGCAATGATCGACAGTCGGCTCGAACAAAAGACGGGAGTACGCGGTTTCGGTGTCAAACAGGCAGGATTCTATGTCCTTTACGGCGCCTCCATGCCCAATATTCTTATCGAAACGGGTTTTATGACCAATGCAGAAGATGCGCGCAATCTGACGTCCGAAGCATATCAGAAAAAAATTGCCTCCGCCATCTGCGAGGCCGTGATCCAATTCAAAGAAAAGTACGAGCAGCCGGGATTTTAGCGGTACAAGGCGGATTGTCGTGAGCCGCGTTTTGCGAACTCTTTTTCGATTGCATTCAGA
The DNA window shown above is from candidate division KSB1 bacterium and carries:
- a CDS encoding rhomboid family intramembrane serine protease → LLILNVTVYVAQQAAGSFLLEHFALHPDQFIAEWKVWQLLTYQFLHGSFLHLFFNLFTLWMFGVEVENVLGSSYFIRYFLFCGIGGGVLQIVLNWGSSAAVIGASAAVYGVLVAFALIFPDRVVTLLLFFILPVHLKASTLAMLFVGISLFLGLQAKWFGSTDQIAHFAHLGGAVTGFLILRGKDSFQSFKRKLIGKIEQKREEQRRRRQQEINEVRQKVDQILDHINQVGYANISRAEKEFLKKAGEILSKEKD
- a CDS encoding N-acetylmuramoyl-L-alanine amidase, producing the protein MNFIRSCAALLLFTVGTISAIDVYDRTTNSFAGKLTAITFEGCIYFAIEELENFSLPVEVNSRSKQAVLQYGPHRIRLTAFTPFVEIDGKQMQLRRDIVMRHGEILLPLEAFASAMQKAGITSFEYKSATTRLELQLLTPTIVAIRNQSLEDGCLIVLQCKKAFQASQIKTSSEGDWIRLTIQGGIFAKADLSYQPPLEVFEYTVDYLGNETTRLSLHTAPGVSLVSVEAAPSLKEIHVRLKRTVNNISVLKELEEARRRWLIDKIIIDPGHGGKDPGCVGSGRVYEKHITLAIARALEEELRRRLNVEVLLTRKSDVFVPLKQRTQFANQSGGKLFISIHVDANRVKRLRGHTIYFLGPAKTEAARAVAQMENSVIRYEDNLQPYEGLSDAAFILAMNAQNSFNKESEDLAAMIDSRLEQKTGVRGFGVKQAGFYVLYGASMPNILIETGFMTNAEDARNLTSEAYQKKIASAICEAVIQFKEKYEQPGF